The Antechinus flavipes isolate AdamAnt ecotype Samford, QLD, Australia chromosome 5, AdamAnt_v2, whole genome shotgun sequence DNA segment ATCATTTCCTCTAACCTTCTCTATGTGGGTCTTACAGATGTAAGCGACAGActttagctctttttaaaaatatggtatcATGACATCTCTATTGTATATAACTATTTTAAGTATATGTAGAATTTAACTTGGTAGTTCCAACATTGTCCTTGTTTTTGTCCCTTTCTGAATTAAattcttctgtgtattttaaaatactttattgattttttttcttttctttttttaaagggtaTATGTGGCACTATGCCCCTCCCCTGACTTTCTATCATAACTCTTCACTCTCCCTAAATAAGAAATCCACACATTGGCCATGCTGGACGTGTGTTGCATTCTGCCCTGTCTGTCCCTCACTTCTCAGGCAAGAGATTGGAAAGGAAGCATGATTCACTATCAGTTTTCTGGAGCtgtgattggtcattgcattgttAAGAATTCCTAGAACTTTTACAGTCATTTTCCTTTATGATAGCAGTCATTGCAGAAATTCTTCTTTTGGTTATGTTCCTCAGTCACTCGATATAGTTCAGTAGTACACTGTTACATTCATTTGCTGTAATTTAGTCAGCCATTGTCTGATTAATAGACATCCACTTGGTTTTGGTTCtttatgattaaaaaatgttgctataagtatttttatacatatgggtcatttctctctttctttaatcattttgGGGTTATGTGTCTGCACACTTTAGTGACTTTTGGCGATATAGTTGCTAATCGctttcctgaatggttggatcaattcacaacttcactaacaatgcatATGTGTGTCTGTCCTCCCTCACCCCTTTTGAGACACTGGAATTTTCTATACTAGATGataaaaggggagaggaagggtcCCCATTCTAAGATGGGAGCAAAGTAAAAGGGTTAACTAGGGGTGACCTGGGGGGGGTCAATGTTAATTCAGCAGACTTTTCCCCATTCCCTATTCTCAtgtcctttttcctctctttcaatcaatcaatcaatcaacaagcattaattaagtgcccactatatgCCAAAGActgctaagtactagagatacaaaggcaaaagtaacctctcccctttcccttcctcccatccatctcttttttttctttttttgccctttCTGTCATATGCTTCTTATCCTCTCCTTTTTGAgaacctttttctcttcctcGGAGAAGTCCTCTTTTATTCCCTTCTTGAAGCAACTGAGGGGTTGGCATTTGAAGAGGAAGTGGGATAGGGAAATGACTTCTCTACCAGTTCTGCCCAGTGAGCTAGCTTCCCCCAACCCCCAATTCTAAGCAGTTGACAAAAAGGCTTCCATAAAAGGCATGTCAGAGCTGTAGTGAATAGATTAATGAGATTTCCATCGGGAGACAGAGGACAATAGGATCCATCCCTCCCAAGGCCCCCTTTGTCCCAGCCTGAGATATTGGGGGGGGAGGCTATGGTGGATAtagaatcttttaaattttttcctttttattatgaacttaatatCAGAAACAAGAACATTTTAGTATTAGGAAAAAAAGCAGCTGGCATATGAAATTTTGAACTTCTAATATGTACTGTTTGAGCTTTTCCTCTCGATGTCAGaggtttttattttctgtgtcatggacccctttgaccATCTGGTGAAACCAAGGGacctttctcagaatcatttttaaataattcaaggTAATGCTAAATTTTAAGTAGAGGTGATTGAAAATAACAATATAAGTTTTTTTCTATCCAAGTTCATAGACCCCCTGAAATTTACCCTAGGTTAAAAACTCCCTCTTCCCAcacaacttgtttttttttttttccctcccaaatcAAAATTTAAGAGAGTAGTTAACAGAGAGGGAAAGTCCATCTATTAAGTTAGAAATTTAGCAATAAGATCTAGAACAGAGAGTTTTAGAGGTTTGGGATTATTTTTAGGATAATCTCAGTGATAATTcattctgtgactttggacaaggtatttcatttctttgaacCTCAGTATTCTCATTTGAAAAGTGACCGCTAAATCAGATATTTCACAGTGGCTCATGTTTGTAATAACATTGTTGGGAAGGAAGTGCTGGAAAGAGTATGaacccatttgacagatgaacaAATAGGCCCATGGAGGCTAAGGGATTGCATAGCATAGAGAGTGCTGGGGACCTTTTCTGATTCAAGTCTCTAGTTTATATTCACTGAGTCTTCCAAATAAGCCAAAAGTTGGTATAACATTTGAATGGGGCAGGCTGGGATTATCTATGGCAAGACCAAGTTAGTATTGGCCAGTTCTCTCCGGATAAACTCTCCTGTGATAGAATAAGGAagaagtcattcattcattcattcaatccgGGAAGGAGGGCAAGtcacctcctccctccctttccaaaataatcatgtttttaaaaataacctaCTACGTAGAAAAAGCCTTGGAACTTAAAACCTTTAAGTCTCATATAGCAAGTTTATTTGTGTTCAGCTAgagaactttttttctcttccccatggcctcttttatttctttcttgaagagaatattcaactattttttaaatattcaaaacttTATCTTTAAAACAGATGCTTTAGTGGAAAACTCAGAAAATTAGCTTTATTTACCTTATagacatctctttttttttttgttagctaTTTGTAACCAGAGTGTTTGGCAGggtttgtatatttaaaatagaagGCAAAAATGAAAGCCCAGCCCTTCCCTACCTTTGTAATATTTGCATGTCTACACATCCCAGACCACACTTTTATCCTCTTATCTGGATGTACTAGTATACTATCTTTGCTCCATTGAACACATTTCCTGGGGTAAACAGAGCACTAGACCAGGAGtcttcaagaagacctgagttcaaatccagcttaagATAACcacaagttgtgtgaccctgggcaagtcaccctgTTTGCTATTTGACTTACGGCTAAAATGTTCCATGTGTATTGTCTCCTATTAGAATGGGAGCTGCCCATGAGCAAAGGCTGACTTAGTTTTCTGTTTGAATCTCTGGCACCTAGAGAGAATTTTACATGTAGTagatacaaagaatttttttttaaggtattcccTCATCTGGCAATAGAAAGTCATTGCTAAAAATAAATAGCAGAGGACTAAACACAGATTCCTAGAGTACTCCATTGACCTTCTTCCCAAATAGGGATTAATATTAAGTAGttaagccagaatttgaactacTCTCAACTgtaaatctagtgctctttccattaagttattatatatttttaaaaatatgattattttggaaaaggagggaggaggtgacttgcctagggtcacatagctagtgtatctgagatgggatttgaactcaggtcccactagctccaaggctggtgctctctccattgtgccatatagctgccccTCAAGACATCATTTTTATTGAACATTGGTAAGACTCATTTTTACATTATTACAAATGctttacagtaaaaaaaaaaaaaatcaactttaagaAAGGGGTATTTTCCTGAATTATCATTGTACAGTTTAAGCAAAAAATATGGTATCTAAATATGGTATCTTCAAGTATTGAAGCAGAATATTTATGTAATTActtcatataacatttttaaaaatttttttatttgatttagaaattttttgtatttagtattttatttgctTTCACCCTCATAGAGAAGGCAAGCAGTAGATATAGAATATGCATAAGTAgtcataaaattcattttttagaaattttgagttccaaattttcttctagcCCCCTTTTCATCTTAATGCAGTATCTTAAAGGAGTAAGACCATTGGGTATGTTGTGTATCTGTTTAatactttttccaaatacatgcaaagatagttttcaacattcacctttgcaaaaccttgtgctccaaaattTTCTGCTTCTCGAGACAACAAATAATcctatatagattaaacatgtgcaattcttataaacatatttccatatttgccatgctacacaagaaaaatcagatcaaaaaaggaaaaaccacaagaaagaaaaaaactaaaaaacaacaacaacaacaaaaaagtgaaaatagtatagtttgatccacattcagtctctggaTATGGCATGGtgttttccatctcaagtctattggaattgttttgaatcactttGATTCCAAttcattcccttcattttttgTTATCTGAGAGTATGAAGTATGATACAAGGATCTGTGCCTACCAGAAAACCTTGAGGATAGGGGGCCAACTGTCAGGAATCACTTACCCAAGATTCACAGTCTATGCTTGCTTGTAAATGAATTCATTGGATTTGAAACTTGCAAGATAATATAGtccaaaccttttattttatagttaaagtaAGGGTTCAGAGAAAGAGGAGGCAGAATTCTCCAATTCTATGGGGCATGTATCCACTCAGGTAGAAAGGGAAACTCAGAAATTAAATTCTGAAGGCTAAATGAGAAACAATTCCTATGAGGAGTAAAAAAGGGAGTTTTCAAAAAAGAGACTGATGTGGTCACTGAGGGAATTAATTACTCagcctagatttttaaaaagacatagcAGGCAACTATTTGTGATTCCATCCCCTCCTGTCTTCTCTAGTGGATTCCCCCCGCCCCTATCATCTTTCTCCTCTTGCTAAACTTTAATCTTTCCCTATATCAAATGAGAAcatatttaaagttctttgtaaagtCTATATACATGTTAGCCAATGTTGTTTTGTTGTTACTGGTGTTGCTGTTTTGTACTGATTCCTTTCCTGTGCCCACAAATGACCCAAGTCTtccttattattaaaaaaaaaaaaacattcaaaacacAAAAATCTTCACTAGATTCTCAAACTATTGTGCTatattccttctccccttctctgctGAGCTCCCAGAAAAAGATATTCTCACTTGTCAcctccatttcctctcttctcatttACTTCTCaacaaatctggcctctgacctcatcactcaactgaacctgctctctccaaagttactagtgatctcttaattgccagatccaatggccttttctcagtcctcatccttcttgacctctctctgcagcctttgacactattggccaccctctttctcctcctagtTACTTTCTCCTCTGAGTTTTTTTGACATTATTCTCTCCaggttcttctctctctctctgactgttccttttcagtcttctttgctgACTAATTGCTATCCTGGTCTCTAAACATGGGGGAATCTCAAAGATGggctctttttctatctttcctctctctttctctacttctgtctctatctctgtctccctctgcctctctgtctttctgtccgtatgtctctctctcacatCTGTTTGACTAATCTGTCTGTCTGATTGATCTATTTGGCAGCCTGGCTAGTCTGTTTATCTATTTGATCCATCTGATGTGTGTCCATCTGTCTAATCTATCTTTTTGTTTGTCTGCTTGCCTGCCTGCCTTtgcatatgtctgtctgtctatctgtttaATCTATGTCTGTCTAATCTATCCATTTGTCTATCTGTCTAGTCTGCTTTTCTACCGTTCAATCCATTCACCCATCCATCTGTCTAGAAGGGACAGCGCCTTTCCCAAATCTGCCTGTTATCCTTGTTCAGGGTTCATGCTCATCTTTTCTGTCTCATTTCAATTTTAGTATATGTGTTGCCAAAATGAGCACACCTTCAAGCATCTAGCTTAtggttttgaacccaggtcctccgatgtcaaatccattgctctttccacGCGCATGGGTAGTGGTTTGTGCTTTGATATAGACATAGATAAGTGTttatatctttgaaaataatgttctgggttttatatatgtgtgtgtgtatatatatacctgTGCATTGTTCATAGTCTAGAATTTAAAACGAGAAGGGATCTTGGGAATTTCCTAGTCcagccctctctctctctctctctctctctcttttttaaggaAGAAACTAGTTTCAGAACCGGGAGGTGATTTACAACTTCCTAATGGCAGGAACATGGATGGATGGAGGAACTGACTCATAGCAAATTGGGTGCTTGTGTATGATGCTGTTTAGAGGGATGCCCCAGGCTTACCATATTGGCTTCTGATGTTAATATGTATCTgttatgcatgtgtgtgtgttatagtGGAAAGGGACCCAGGTGATCAGGGTTCCTATCAGCCTGGTCAAGCTGACTCTCCAAAAAGGGATGACACACGGGCTTTTTAAGCATTCAGGAAACTCCTTTTCTATCTACCTAAAATCTGTGGGATCTCAGATCGATGTCCAGATTTAAGCCATAATATAGAAAATCGCTTAAAACCACACCAAACCAAACTTTGTAAGAGCCTCAAAAGTGAGTGGGGCTCCTAAAAAGGCAGTAGGGGTTTGAGGTTGATTATAAATTAACCCCTCACCTCCTGGATGAGCCCCTAGGATGTAACTGTGCTCTGGGGTCACAAACCTGACCCTCTGAGCTTGAAAGGGAGGACTTGAGAGCTGTCCTAGCCTGGTTGATGCCCTCACTGGCCCGGGCAGCCTTGGCAAGACCTGGGTCGGGTTTTCACGGAtccttttcttgtgtttttccagCTCTGTCGAAGATGCACTGGACACCAGAACATGCCCAGCCCCTCAACCAGTGGCCGGACCAGCACCTGGATGTCTCTTCCACCACTCCGTCGCCGGCCCACAAGCTGGAGCTGCCCGCTGCAGGCCGTCAGCGCTGCCATTACGCCTGGGCCCATGATGACATCTCCACCCTCACAGCCTCCAATCTCCTCAAGCGCTACGCCGAGAAGTACTCCGGCGTGCTCAGTGCTCCCTATGATAGGCCCGCCCTGGGGGGCTACGCAGAGGCCGCCTTCGGAGCCATCAACGGGGCCAAAGGAGAGGTGGACtcctggcctgggacccccgggACGGAGCCCCCATACCCAGTTACCTCCCTCCATGAGGGTCTTCCAGGAGCCAAGGCAGTCAGTGGGGGCGTGGGAGCAGGGTCGGGGGGCCTGGCAGGATCCCCCGTTTTAGCCGGGAATCTTCCTGAGCCTCTATACACTGGCAATGCCTGTGGGGGCCCATCTGGGGGGCCTGAGTATGGTCCAGGATATGGTGGGGGATACCTTACCACTGGCTACTGTGGGCAAGCAAGTGCAGCTCTGCCCCCCCCACCCTCAGCGGGGCTCCTccagcctccccctccccctggcTATGGCCCTTCCAGCTCCCTGTACAACTACCCCTCAGGGGGCTACCCAGCTCAGCCTGGATTTGGgggcctccccccaccccccaccccccaccccttacCTTTCCTCGGGCCTGGCAACACCCACCCCTTTGCCCCCACCAGCCCATGCCCCTCCCACACCCGCAGCCTACAGTTTCCAGCCCCCCACCCCAGGCAGCGAGCCCAGCATTTCACTGAAGCGCAAGGCCTTTGACGAAGGTGGGGAAGGCCGATACCACAAATGTGGCTATGAGCCCGCCAAGCCCGCCATCCCTGACGGCCCCCCCTACCCTCCTTCAAACAATGGCGAATGCCAAGGCAACGGGTTCCCAGGGAAGCTGCCAGGGGCCAGGGAGGAGGTGTCGGGAAAATATGGCGGTGGAGGGGCCCCTTCTCTCAAGGGATTGGGCTCTCCAGCTTACAGCCCACACCCAGAGTCCTTTGAGAAGTTCCCCGAACGGGTGTCGGCGGAGCGAGGGCTGGTCCCAACCTCTCGGGGGGGCTTTGCTGTCCCCGGGGAGCCTCCCAAGGGTGTGGACCCTGTGGCTCTGGAACTAGTGACCAGCAAGATGGTGGACTGCGGCCCCCCGGTGCAATGGGCCGACATCGCGGGACAGGGCCCCCTCAAGGCCGCCCTGGAAGAGGAGCTGGTGTGGCCCATGCTGAGGCCGGCCACGTATTCGCGAGGGCCTTGCCCACCCCGGACTCTGCTGCTTTTTGGCCCTCGGGGTGCAGGAAAGTCCCTTCTGGGCCGCTGCCTCTCCACCCAGCTGGGCTCCATGCTGCTGCGCTTGAGCGGGGCAGCCTTGGCCGCCCAGGGGGCCGGGGAGGGCGGGCGCCTGCTCCAAGCTGCCTTCTTCGCCGCCCGGTGCCGTCCGCCCGCCGTGCTGGTGATCAGTGAGCTGGAAGCCCTTCTGCCTGCCCAGGATGAGGCCCCCGCTTCTGGAAGCCTGCAGGCCCAGCTCCTGGCCTACCTGGACGGGGGCGGTGGCTCTGGTGGGGAGGGGGTAGTGGTGGTGGGCACCACGCCCCGCCCGGGGGCACTGGACGAGGCTGCCCGGAGGCGCTTTGCTCACCGGTTCTACGTGCCCCTCCCTGACGCGGCTGCCCGCGGGCAGATCCTCCAGCAGTCGCTGGCCCAGCAGGGCTGCGGGCTGAGTGAGGGGGAGCTCTCCGCCCTGGTGCGGGGCACCCAGGGATACTCAGGAGGCGAGCTGGTGCAGCTGTGCCAGCAGGCCGTGGCCAGAGCCGGAGCTGGGGGGGGCCTCCCGGGGCTGCAGCCGGCCCCCTCCTACAAAGACTTTGAGGCAGCCTTGGCCAAAGTGTGTCCCCAAGCATCCCCCAAGGAGCTGGACTTGTATGTGGAATGGGACAAGATGTATGGCACAGGACACTGAGGGGTGGGGGGGATGCCCTCCAACCCCCTCGGCAGGGAGCGATGACTACTTTGGGATGTCTCTGTAACCAGACTGATATCAGGGAGGGGTCTgcggtggggagggaggggagggaggggaatcgGTGTGAGCTGCTTCCTTCCGCGGTGAGGAAGAGGCTTTGGCCCTGCCTGGTCACCCAGGGAAGGCTCGATATACTCAGGTCTCTACTATTTATTACCCAGCCCTGGGCTAAGTGACCTCAGGTCCCAGGAGCCTTTCTTCCCATCTGTCCCTCTTTGTGGAGAGGATTGTCTtgttctctcttcccccatctcaTCTCCATCTTTACTggcctctctcttctcttcttgtcTAGCTCTCTCCA contains these protein-coding regions:
- the FIGNL2 gene encoding LOW QUALITY PROTEIN: fidgetin-like protein 2 (The sequence of the model RefSeq protein was modified relative to this genomic sequence to represent the inferred CDS: inserted 2 bases in 1 codon), yielding MHWTPEHAQPLNQWPDQHLDVSSTTPSPAHKLELPAAGRQRCHYAWAHDDISTLTASNLLKRYAEKYSGVLSAPYDRPALGGYAEAAFGAINGAKGEVDSWPGTPGTEPPYPVTSLHEGLPGAKAVSGGVGAGSGGLAGSPVLAGNLPEPLYTGNACGGPSGGPEYGPGYGGGYLTTGYCGQASAALPPPPSAGLLQPPPPPGYGPSSSLYNYPSGGYPAQPGFGGLPPPXPPPTPYLSSGLATPTPLPPPAHAPPTPAAYSFQPPTPGSEPSISLKRKAFDEGGEGRYHKCGYEPAKPAIPDGPPYPPSNNGECQGNGFPGKLPGAREEVSGKYGGGGAPSLKGLGSPAYSPHPESFEKFPERVSAERGLVPTSRGGFAVPGEPPKGVDPVALELVTSKMVDCGPPVQWADIAGQGPLKAALEEELVWPMLRPATYSRGPCPPRTLLLFGPRGAGKSLLGRCLSTQLGSMLLRLSGAALAAQGAGEGGRLLQAAFFAARCRPPAVLVISELEALLPAQDEAPASGSLQAQLLAYLDGGGGSGGEGVVVVGTTPRPGALDEAARRRFAHRFYVPLPDAAARGQILQQSLAQQGCGLSEGELSALVRGTQGYSGGELVQLCQQAVARAGAGGGLPGLQPAPSYKDFEAALAKVCPQASPKELDLYVEWDKMYGTGH